The Montipora capricornis isolate CH-2021 chromosome 3, ASM3666992v2, whole genome shotgun sequence genome window below encodes:
- the LOC138041620 gene encoding acid-sensing ion channel 2-like isoform X1 produces the protein MSNWFNKSPVADDTEDVKIIINGSDNKFNPGANNVYAFCNHCKKDISVVYIKSAEANGKEVAVTETMKSSWPQYVKEGGYPENDYDKCMKNNDYKSCKKLLDEKKKTDKIHELWLTFLNSCTLHGFHFCFSGNPPLRRVIWSLLLLGAFALFVEKCKTSIDSFFQYPFTTTTVIVYESSMVFPAVSICNYNDARLSKINGTLVDKLFVCSQNAGKNCSHLKKDVTGEVMKQTLSKAAHRLDEMILDCHWGKKAGDGIPCSHNDFVEFTNAFEDVCFTFNSGKNGTRGFTTTNTGEENGLRLLIDTQHHDYYYDVESAGFKVILHDQAETPSKMQGYAVSPGFTTYMELRKRKVTNLPHPYRTNCGMPELRFFDSYSKSKCFLDRLTVYVAGMCGCRAWFMPGGDEGIPVCDFAVSESCLWPAWKHFEVNKLDKCPVACESVDFSAQLSYSRYPANTYADLLAKERNMTGTVYENRQHLRDNLLELKIYFESLTYSEVKQVPSYDLFSLLGDVGGQIGLFLGASLLTIVEYLDLCAMVLFTKYKYRKN, from the exons ATGTCTAACTGGTTTAACAAAAGCCCTGTAGCCGACGATACGGAAGATGTGAAAATTATTATCAACGGAAGTGATAACAAGTTTAACCCTGGCGCTAACAATGTCTATGCTTTTTGCAATCACTGCAAGAAAGACATCTCGGTTGTGTACATCAAGTCTGCTGAAGCAAATGGGAAGGAAGTAGCGGTGACAGAGACAATGAAGTCCTCTTGGCCGCAGTATGTGAAAGAAGGAGGCTATCCGGAAAACGACTACGACAAATGCATGAAGAACAACGACTACAAAAGCTGCAAGAAGCTTctggatgaaaagaaaaaaaccgaCAAAATCCATGAATTGTGGTTGACGTTTCTGAACTCGTGTACCTTACACGGGTTTCATTTTTGCTTCTCTGGAAATCCGCCATTAAGAAGAGTCATTTGGAGTTTGCTTCTTCTTGGTGCTTTTGCGTTGTTTGTTGAAAAGTGCAAGACAAGTATCGATAGCTTCTTTCAGTATCCCTTCACCACCACAACAGTTATCGTATATGAAAGCAGTATGGTGTTTCCCGCTGTTTCAATCTGCAATTACAACGACGCTCGCTTGTCCAAAATAAATGGAACACTAGTTGACAAATTGTTCGTTTGCAGTCAGAACGCGGGTAAAAATTGCAGTCATCTGAAGAAGGACGTGACAGGCGAAGTTATGAagcaaacactttcaaaagCAGCTCACCGCCTGGACGAAATGATACTGGACTGCCATTGGGGAAAGAAAGCTGGAGATGGCATACCGTGCAGTCATAACGACTTTGTCGAGTTTACAAATGCATTTGAAGATGTTTGTTTTACATTTAATTCTGGCAAAAACGGAACTCGAGGCTTTACTACAACAAACACCGGAGAAGAAAATGGCCTTCGCCTGCTCATCGACACGCAGCACCACGACTACTACTACGACGTGGAAAGTGCTGGTTTTAAGGTTATTCTACATGATCAAGCAGAGACGCCATCTAAAATGCAAGGTTATGCTGTCTCACCGGGCTTTACAACTTACATGGAACTACGAAAACGAAAG GTAACAAACTTACCACATCCTTACCGCACCAACTGTGGAATGCCTGAGTTGCGATTCTTTGACTCTTACAGCAAATCTAAATGTTTCTTGGACAGGCTGACTGTTTACGTTGCCGGAATGTGTGGTTGTCGTGCTTGGTTCATGCCCG GTGGTGATGAAGGGATTCCTGTATGCGATTTTGCTGTTAGCGAGTCTTGCCTGTGGCCGGCCTGGA AACACTTCGAAGTCAACAAGCTCGACAAGTGTCCAGTGGCATGTGAGAGTGTGGATTTCTCAGCACAGTTATCCTACTCTCGATATCCCGCTAACACGTACGCAGATCTGCTTGCAAAGGAAAGAAATATGACTGGAACCGTATATGAAAACAGGCAGCACCTCAG aGATAACTTACTTgaattgaaaatatattttgagtCTTTGACGTACTCTGAGGTCAAGCAAGTACCAAGCTACGATCTCTTCAGTTTGCTAG GTGACGTGGGAGGACAGATTGGTCTCTTTCTCGGTGCCAGTCTCCTGACAATAGTGGAATATTTGGATCTGTGCGCGATGGTGCTGTTTACCAAGTACAAATATCGCAAGAACTGA
- the LOC138041619 gene encoding dynein light chain Tctex-type protein 2B-like, with protein MTSLERPSTITGAQTIDVAGSEKTKQVRKAGLPPASTRSYFAKNPLLPPFQSQGQEIISGSTLRDELAYEESEQIEAVNKTEAGLMENTYRIAPDPRKKFSSGAVKRITENVLVNKLTDVTYHPKVCRDLTLQISDEIKSQVKQLGFDRYKIVCMTHIGPKMGQAITIGSLCCWDAKNDDFTECSFANRSLFAVVLVFGLYQE; from the exons ATGACTTCGCTCGAACGACCATCGACCATTACGGGTGCTCAAACCATTGACGTCGCCGGGTCTGAGAAAACTAAACAAGTTCGCAAAGCTGGTCTTCCGCCCGCTTCAACGCGGAgttattttgccaaaaatccgCTCCTACCTCCTTTTCAATCGCAAGGACAAGAAATCATAAGTGGAAGCACTCTTCGCGACGAACTGGCCTACGAAGAATCCGAGCAAATCGAAGCCGTGAACAAGACAGAGGCAGGGTTGATGGAAAACACATATCGTATCGCTCCAGACCCTCGCAAAAAATTTTCTTCGG GCGCAGTTAAACGAATCACAGAAAACGTGCTGGTCAACAAACTCACCGATGTCACCTACCATCCGAAAGTCTGCCGAGATCTGACACTTCAAATTTCCGACGAGATCAAGTCTCAGGTCAAGCAGCTCGGCTTTGATCGATACAAGATCGTGTGTATGACGCATATTGGGCCGAAGATGGGGCAGGCGATCACAATTGGAAGTTTGTGTTGCTGGGACGCCAAAAACGACGACTTTACAGAGTGTAGCTTTGCAAATCGTTCATTGTTCGCGGTAGTTTTGGTATTTGGACTGTATCAAGAGTAA
- the LOC138041620 gene encoding acid-sensing ion channel 2-like isoform X2, with the protein MSNWFNKSPVADDTEDVKIIINGSDNKFNPGANNVYAFCNHCKKDISVVYIKSAEANGKEVAVTETMKSSWPQYVKEGGYPENDYDKCMKNNDYKSCKKLLDEKKKTDKIHELWLTFLNSCTLHGFHFCFSGNPPLRRVIWSLLLLGAFALFVEKCKTSIDSFFQYPFTTTTVIVYESSMVFPAVSICNYNDARLSKINGTLVDKLFVCSQNAGKNCSHLKKDVTGEVMKQTLSKAAHRLDEMILDCHWGKKAGDGIPCSHNDFVEFTNAFEDVCFTFNSGKNGTRGFTTTNTGEENGLRLLIDTQHHDYYYDVESAGFKVILHDQAETPSKMQGYAVSPGFTTYMELRKRKVTNLPHPYRTNCGMPELRFFDSYSKSKCFLDRLTVYVAGMCGCRAWFMPGGDEGIPVCDFAVSESCLWPAWKHFEVNKLDKCPVACESVDFSAQLSYSRYPANTYADLLAKERNMTGTVYENRQHLRDNLLELKIYFESLTYSEVKQVPSYDLFSLLGSHGFLVSTYVSIL; encoded by the exons ATGTCTAACTGGTTTAACAAAAGCCCTGTAGCCGACGATACGGAAGATGTGAAAATTATTATCAACGGAAGTGATAACAAGTTTAACCCTGGCGCTAACAATGTCTATGCTTTTTGCAATCACTGCAAGAAAGACATCTCGGTTGTGTACATCAAGTCTGCTGAAGCAAATGGGAAGGAAGTAGCGGTGACAGAGACAATGAAGTCCTCTTGGCCGCAGTATGTGAAAGAAGGAGGCTATCCGGAAAACGACTACGACAAATGCATGAAGAACAACGACTACAAAAGCTGCAAGAAGCTTctggatgaaaagaaaaaaaccgaCAAAATCCATGAATTGTGGTTGACGTTTCTGAACTCGTGTACCTTACACGGGTTTCATTTTTGCTTCTCTGGAAATCCGCCATTAAGAAGAGTCATTTGGAGTTTGCTTCTTCTTGGTGCTTTTGCGTTGTTTGTTGAAAAGTGCAAGACAAGTATCGATAGCTTCTTTCAGTATCCCTTCACCACCACAACAGTTATCGTATATGAAAGCAGTATGGTGTTTCCCGCTGTTTCAATCTGCAATTACAACGACGCTCGCTTGTCCAAAATAAATGGAACACTAGTTGACAAATTGTTCGTTTGCAGTCAGAACGCGGGTAAAAATTGCAGTCATCTGAAGAAGGACGTGACAGGCGAAGTTATGAagcaaacactttcaaaagCAGCTCACCGCCTGGACGAAATGATACTGGACTGCCATTGGGGAAAGAAAGCTGGAGATGGCATACCGTGCAGTCATAACGACTTTGTCGAGTTTACAAATGCATTTGAAGATGTTTGTTTTACATTTAATTCTGGCAAAAACGGAACTCGAGGCTTTACTACAACAAACACCGGAGAAGAAAATGGCCTTCGCCTGCTCATCGACACGCAGCACCACGACTACTACTACGACGTGGAAAGTGCTGGTTTTAAGGTTATTCTACATGATCAAGCAGAGACGCCATCTAAAATGCAAGGTTATGCTGTCTCACCGGGCTTTACAACTTACATGGAACTACGAAAACGAAAG GTAACAAACTTACCACATCCTTACCGCACCAACTGTGGAATGCCTGAGTTGCGATTCTTTGACTCTTACAGCAAATCTAAATGTTTCTTGGACAGGCTGACTGTTTACGTTGCCGGAATGTGTGGTTGTCGTGCTTGGTTCATGCCCG GTGGTGATGAAGGGATTCCTGTATGCGATTTTGCTGTTAGCGAGTCTTGCCTGTGGCCGGCCTGGA AACACTTCGAAGTCAACAAGCTCGACAAGTGTCCAGTGGCATGTGAGAGTGTGGATTTCTCAGCACAGTTATCCTACTCTCGATATCCCGCTAACACGTACGCAGATCTGCTTGCAAAGGAAAGAAATATGACTGGAACCGTATATGAAAACAGGCAGCACCTCAG aGATAACTTACTTgaattgaaaatatattttgagtCTTTGACGTACTCTGAGGTCAAGCAAGTACCAAGCTACGATCTCTTCAGTTTGCTAG GGAGTCACGGCTTCCTTGTTTCCACTTATGTCAGCATCCTGTAG